In Lolium perenne isolate Kyuss_39 chromosome 5, Kyuss_2.0, whole genome shotgun sequence, the sequence GCCGAAACTAGTTGACGCATGTTTGCAGTGACCAGTATAGCTAATATGTGGCACAATGCATCATAGCAATAGCTAGTAAGGGTAGGTTATGTGTGACAAATGGATGAAAACAGCGATAGAGGAGAGGTGAGGAGCATAACTGCTATAGTGCATGTGTTTCACTGGCAGAGTTagtggttgtgttgtgcaagaAGCAAGCGGACTTGGTCATGCTGATGGTCAGTAATGGCAGTGTAAATTGACAGGAGAACCATGGCCATTGGCTGTTTATTACAAACTCTTGGgggcaagaagaagaaagaggagaGATAGTTTGTCACTTTCACTTAATATCGTGTAAAGTGCAAACCCAGTGGAACGTTTTCAGTCTTGTGAATTACTATGGCCTTTCTAACAATAGAGTTTATTTACCAGTTCTTTTTAATCTTGGAGAAGATTCACTTGCTACCACAAATTTTACAACATACTAGCCTGATGGCCGAAATATTCCTTCGACCATGTCCTCAAATAAAAGCTGTGCACACCAAACTGTACACCGTCTTCATTTTAGATTATTTTCACAATCTAGTACAATGAGGTAATCATCAGAATTCACCCCAAAAAATGCTCTGGTTCTTGAGGTGGTGTCTGTTGGACACTTTTTTTCCAGTTCAATGCATCGTTTTGGTTTTTGAAACACCCTAAATTTTGTTTTGTGTTATAGCTGTAATTATGAACAGGAAAAGTATATTCTGGTCAAATATTTGTTGCATGATTGTGTAGTATACACCTTGGGGCTTGAGCCAAACTGTGCATACTTATAGTGCGTGCTGACATCTGATAGAACACCTAATATATAAGCCCTTATTATTATTTGACATGCCAATCAACTCTCTGAGATTTGTCTGATATGTAAAATTAAGCATTACAGGTCAATGAAACATGGGCTCAAGGATATTGAATAGTTACTGGATATATGTTCTTTGCAGTAATATATTGTATTGACATTTATCGAAATGTGTCACTTCAAGTAATGGAAAATTGAAAGTATAAAAAAAACTGAAAGCAATCTCATTATGACAACTTTGTTCGTACCATTGGTTTTTTTTTTCAAGGATGATCCTTTTCCAGAAAAGTAGTAAAATATATCCTGCAAATTTATCGTAGATCATGCATAGATGTGGCGGAGTAAGGTACATACCTGGGTGCGTACACAAGATAATACTACTGATGTTCAAAATGAATGTGTTTTTATGTCTTTTGTGGAGAACATAAGTATAGGTCGGGTTAAAGGGATTGGACACAGCTTCTAATTTTATAAgatctaggattttttttttcttgttaTACTTGTTCAATCAATGGTTTCCAGCTATCTGTGCTGAACTTTTAGTCTTGTTTCACTTGACTAATCGATTGCTCACTTTTTTTTACTGTAAGGACCCCTGATGGATTTATGGATCTTGAAAATGTAATTAATAATGCATGGTTTGTGGCATTTGGTTCCAGGTAGCGGACCACAATCTTCTGAAGGCTCGAAGTCGGGTCTTGGTGAGGCAGGCTCGAACTCTGGTCTTGGTGAGGCACATCCTTGTGAGGGCTCGAACTCCGGTCTTGGCGAGGTAAGTTCTTCCCAGTTTACAGTTGGAAATGCATTTCTGAATCTCGGTAACACTGCTGATGCTTCATAATTAAAACAATTATGTTAACACAGACAAGCCCTGACTTCAGTGGTGCCAGTTTCTCGTTGGATGACAACGAGATCAACGCCTACAACGGCATCCTGAACCTCCAAGCGCCTGACGTCACCACCGTCATGGCTATTGTGCACGGCGAAGGGTACTGGACCGATGTTGCGTGGTACTTCCAGGACTCTGACTTCGTGACTCTCCTCAACTTCATGAACAGCCTCGGGCCGGAGACCGTCGAGGACGAGGACTTTCTTGACTTTGCCAACGTCGTGAGCTTCGCGAACAGCCTCGGGAAGGAGTCCGATGAAGAAGACGACATGGTCAGGGTGTTGCTGAATGTGGATGATGTTTCGGAAGAATTGTGAGCAGGCAGGGGGGAGATAGAGCGTAGGGCGTGTCCTGGCATCATCTGGAAGACTAAGTATACTTGAATATGAAGTTGTGTGGCGCTGGGTTATTTTTTATGTTATACCAAAACTATAAATTGTATTCAGATTGGTTGGTGTGTTGTATGGCTGATGTCTCCGTGCCGTGGGGCGGAGAGGTGATgtatcatgtatgtttgtttcttGTTTTGATGGATGGCAGTATTTTATTTGCAGTAATTGTTTATGTTTGATTTTCTGCAATTTCAAGCTTTTGCACATTCTCATATTACTTCGTTTTCTGCATTCTCTATGCTTAAAATTATTTTGTTGGAAGGAAACTTGGCAGTGCGCTGGAAGAACTGTCACCGCAATAGATCGGAAGTGAATCCAATAAATTGCTCAAATTTTAGTTTGAGTTCGTTTCCAATGCACAATGCAATAATATAACCTGAAGTTTATAGGAACTTCACATACAACACTATGAGACCTGGCTCCTTTTGGACCATGGAAATCGAACTATAAGTTGTGCGAAAATGTCCGAGCAACTAGGCTGTCCGGGCATGAATCTCCAGGTTTGAAGCTTTTGCGGGAGATCATTAGGAACAGGTCATGTTGTGTGATGCCTAAGTTTGATGGGTGCTGAACTTGTAGGGATTGCACTGCCATCTTGATCATGTCACTGGAAACTTTTGCAcagtatggattgcttagtatctAGGCTGTTTTGGTCTGTGGTGCAAGAGATTTTTGACATAGAGATTGTTGATTATCTATCTCTTGCATCTAAATGGCTGTGCAATAAAAAAATTGAGCAGTTCAATGTTGTCTCATCTGCTGTTATGTGGTGCATTTGGAACAACAGAACTCTTTGGTGTTTAACAGAAAAACCTGGTTATCTATGAAACAGGTGTGGTGGGGCTTGCTCCTATCTTATCTAAGGATTTGGTAGGTTCTATTCAAAAGCCTGGAATGGGATCTGGTGGAAAAATTCAAAGGTGCCCTGGTGAGAAGATTGAGGATGGTGCCATCGCTGATGCCGGATTGAAATGCACATCTTTTGATTGGATTTCAACTTGGAAGTCATCCACGGCTTCTCTCCATCAAGGGCGCGCCTCTGAAGCCTACTTGCTGAAGCACCCAGAAGAATCAGGCGACATCCATGTGGTGATCTGATGCTTGGGTACAAGCGGAAATAGAGGGGCTGTGATGTAGTGCTTTACTCTAGTTTCTGTTGCTCTCTCTGGTA encodes:
- the LOC127298558 gene encoding uncharacterized protein isoform X1 is translated as MGYEGLEPVALSMSQGSGPQSSEGSKSGLGEAGSNSGLGEAHPCEGSNSGLGETSPDFSGASFSLDDNEINAYNGILNLQAPDVTTVMAIVHGEGYWTDVAWYFQDSDFVTLLNFMNSLGPETVEDEDFLDFANVVSFANSLGKESDEEDDMVRVLLNVDDVSEEL
- the LOC127298558 gene encoding uncharacterized protein isoform X2 is translated as MKYFEKEHGSGPQSSEGSKSGLGEAGSNSGLGEAHPCEGSNSGLGETSPDFSGASFSLDDNEINAYNGILNLQAPDVTTVMAIVHGEGYWTDVAWYFQDSDFVTLLNFMNSLGPETVEDEDFLDFANVVSFANSLGKESDEEDDMVRVLLNVDDVSEEL